A DNA window from Vicinamibacteria bacterium contains the following coding sequences:
- a CDS encoding Uma2 family endonuclease has protein sequence MQIGLEPPYLLVKPGVSEEDFYRLADEDSDWEYLDGRIIMHSPASNRHEDLFSFLMTLLRGYLDERGTGIVRGSRYPMRLDAKWSPEPDILVITEARFERLTERRLERPADLVVEIVSESDPTLDYREKLPRYREAGIPEIWFVDRFRKKCFGKHRPSEAIVPKRFRPVACLRVWSRASGSKFPGSGKAIFRRRSPVFVRF, from the coding sequence ATGCAGATCGGTCTCGAGCCACCCTATCTCCTGGTGAAGCCTGGCGTCAGCGAGGAGGATTTCTATCGCCTCGCGGATGAGGACAGCGACTGGGAATACCTCGACGGGAGAATCATCATGCACTCTCCCGCTTCCAACCGTCACGAGGACCTTTTCAGTTTTCTCATGACGCTCCTTCGTGGCTATCTCGATGAGAGAGGAACGGGCATCGTACGGGGATCACGCTACCCGATGCGACTCGATGCGAAGTGGTCTCCAGAGCCGGACATCCTCGTCATCACCGAGGCGCGGTTCGAGCGGCTTACCGAACGACGCCTCGAACGTCCGGCCGATCTCGTCGTGGAGATCGTTTCCGAGAGCGACCCCACGCTCGACTACCGCGAGAAGCTCCCGCGCTATCGGGAGGCCGGTATTCCCGAGATCTGGTTCGTCGACCGTTTCCGAAAGAAGTGCTTCGGGAAGCATCGACCAAGCGAGGCCATCGTTCCGAAACGCTTTCGTCCGGTCGCCTGTCTTCGAGTGTGGTCCCGGGCTTCTGGATCGAAGTTTCCTGGCTCTGGGAAGGCAATCTTCCGTCGACGCTCGCCTGTCTTCGTCAGATTCTAG
- the oxlT gene encoding oxalate/formate MFS antiporter — protein sequence MQSNHAANRWLQLVAAIVGMMAIANLQYAWTLFTIPLSESLGVRLSAVQIAFTLFVLFETWLVPVEGYLIDRFGAREVVSVGSLLVAVGWIGSGITDSIGGLYFWYALGGVGAGAVYGASMGTALKWFPDRRGLAAGLTAGAYGFGTALTIIPIQRLIDSGGYRTAFIFWGAVQGIIVLVSAQFLRKPPVSFRPGGAAGPATRSRVVQSQRSYTPAEMVRTATFWLMYVMMTMVAFGGLMVTAQLKPIAADFGMDKTILAFGVTALGLALILDRILNGVTRPFWGWISDHIGRYNTMAVAFTLEAAGIFTLLHLVHNPVGFVVLSGLVFFAWGEIYSLFPAAIGDVFGPAYATTNYGIQYTAKGTASIFAGWGAAWLVEAAGSWEPVFWVAVACDLAAAALAFFWLKPLVQKITTGPEATAPMQPSAAA from the coding sequence ATGCAGTCCAATCACGCCGCCAATCGATGGCTCCAGCTCGTTGCCGCCATCGTCGGGATGATGGCCATCGCGAACCTTCAGTACGCTTGGACGCTCTTCACCATTCCACTCTCCGAGAGCCTGGGAGTCAGGCTTTCCGCGGTGCAAATCGCCTTCACGCTCTTCGTTCTCTTCGAGACCTGGCTCGTTCCTGTCGAAGGCTATCTGATCGACCGCTTCGGCGCGCGCGAGGTCGTGAGCGTCGGCTCGTTACTGGTCGCCGTCGGCTGGATCGGCTCGGGCATCACGGATTCCATCGGAGGCCTTTACTTTTGGTACGCCCTCGGCGGTGTTGGAGCGGGAGCGGTGTACGGCGCCTCGATGGGAACCGCGCTCAAGTGGTTCCCCGATCGCCGCGGTCTTGCCGCCGGCCTGACTGCTGGTGCTTACGGATTCGGTACGGCGCTCACCATAATCCCAATCCAGAGACTAATCGACTCTGGCGGCTATCGAACCGCTTTCATCTTCTGGGGCGCGGTACAGGGGATCATCGTGCTCGTCTCCGCTCAGTTCCTTCGGAAGCCGCCGGTAAGCTTTCGACCCGGCGGTGCGGCGGGCCCGGCCACGCGCAGCCGGGTGGTACAGAGCCAGAGAAGCTATACCCCCGCGGAAATGGTGCGCACGGCGACGTTCTGGCTGATGTACGTGATGATGACCATGGTCGCGTTCGGAGGGCTGATGGTGACCGCCCAACTGAAGCCCATCGCGGCGGATTTCGGAATGGACAAGACGATCCTCGCGTTCGGAGTCACCGCCCTGGGCCTCGCTCTCATTCTCGATCGCATCCTGAACGGTGTGACCCGCCCGTTCTGGGGATGGATCTCGGATCACATCGGCCGCTACAACACGATGGCCGTCGCGTTCACGCTCGAGGCCGCGGGCATCTTCACGCTCCTCCACCTCGTCCATAACCCGGTTGGCTTCGTCGTGCTTTCCGGTCTCGTGTTCTTCGCGTGGGGAGAAATTTATTCATTATTCCCCGCCGCGATTGGAGACGTTTTCGGCCCGGCCTACGCCACCACGAACTATGGCATCCAATACACGGCTAAAGGGACCGCGTCGATCTTCGCGGGCTGGGGCGCCGCTTGGCTCGTGGAGGCCGCCGGCTCGTGGGAGCCTGTCTTCTGGGTCGCGGTCGCTTGCGATCTAGCCGCAGCCGCTCTGGCCTTCTTCTGGCTGAAGCCTCTCGTTCAGAAGATTACGACCGGCCCGGAAGCGACGGCGCCGATGCAGCCGAGCGCCGCTGCATGA
- a CDS encoding serine hydrolase, with protein MNRFPALVLALASLLPSLALGQQGETYDYWRFNRDIIRYGQQAIFMCNGLFTSNRTLEQVFAQELAYLRQPVGTPSGGDYHVDWDRKAVTIGVPGGTPPMRAAFREGLGCIIMAPDQTFEDLDRLPILKMAPPPGDPATIPWPDGDLTESKPLPSEIDAAALQAASDWAFERESPEQVTLSLLIVKGGDILHERYAPGVDRTTRTRTWSTAKSIAVTLIGMLVDEGRLALDEPLGFEWLPVVESPETDPRSQITLRHVLNMSSGLYPVDNEGLEYATGSGLAYWAGASSIAGMRNRGLIREPGTYWDYENYDTLLAVYAMKRALGEDAYLGFPRKALLDRIGMRSTLVSVDRFGDFILSSQVYTNARDLARFGLLYLNGGVWNGERLLSQEWIDFVRTPAPSTAGRGNFYGGQWWLVPDDRTDVPKTAYSTAGNRGQYVIVVPTHDVVIVRRGLDYGRQGFDRWDLTREVLKAIRTTTTDAQF; from the coding sequence ATGAACCGTTTCCCCGCGCTTGTTCTTGCTTTGGCGTCCCTGCTTCCTTCGCTCGCCCTCGGGCAGCAAGGAGAGACGTACGATTACTGGCGTTTCAACCGTGACATCATCCGCTACGGGCAGCAGGCCATCTTCATGTGCAACGGCTTGTTCACATCCAACCGAACGCTCGAGCAGGTGTTTGCCCAGGAGCTCGCTTACCTGCGACAGCCCGTGGGAACGCCCTCGGGCGGCGATTACCACGTCGACTGGGATCGAAAAGCTGTCACCATCGGTGTCCCCGGCGGAACCCCGCCCATGCGAGCCGCATTCCGCGAAGGGCTCGGCTGCATCATCATGGCGCCAGATCAGACGTTCGAAGATCTCGACCGCCTTCCCATTCTGAAGATGGCGCCGCCGCCAGGCGACCCGGCGACCATCCCCTGGCCAGACGGCGACCTCACCGAGAGCAAACCCCTTCCTTCGGAGATCGATGCGGCGGCACTCCAAGCGGCGTCGGACTGGGCCTTCGAGCGTGAGTCTCCCGAGCAGGTGACCTTGAGCCTTCTCATCGTCAAAGGAGGCGACATCCTCCACGAGCGCTACGCGCCGGGGGTCGACCGGACGACGCGAACGCGCACGTGGTCGACCGCGAAGAGCATCGCAGTGACGCTCATTGGCATGCTGGTCGACGAGGGGCGCCTCGCGCTAGACGAGCCGCTCGGCTTCGAGTGGCTTCCCGTGGTCGAGTCACCCGAGACCGACCCTCGTTCTCAAATCACGCTCCGGCACGTTTTGAACATGTCGAGCGGGTTGTATCCCGTCGACAACGAGGGCCTGGAGTATGCGACGGGGTCGGGCCTGGCCTATTGGGCCGGCGCGAGCTCGATCGCGGGGATGCGTAATCGGGGCTTGATTCGCGAGCCCGGCACGTACTGGGATTACGAGAACTACGACACGCTGCTCGCCGTCTATGCGATGAAGCGAGCGCTCGGCGAGGATGCCTACCTGGGCTTTCCCCGAAAAGCTCTTCTCGATCGCATCGGTATGAGGAGCACGCTCGTGAGCGTGGACCGCTTCGGAGACTTCATCTTGAGCAGCCAGGTCTATACCAACGCACGCGACCTGGCGCGATTCGGGCTTCTGTATCTGAACGGTGGTGTGTGGAACGGGGAGCGTCTGCTCTCCCAGGAGTGGATCGATTTCGTCCGGACGCCGGCGCCTTCGACGGCCGGGCGGGGGAACTTCTACGGCGGCCAGTGGTGGCTCGTCCCCGACGATCGAACCGACGTGCCGAAGACTGCCTATTCGACGGCGGGAAATCGCGGGCAATACGTCATCGTCGTCCCTACTCACGATGTCGTCATCGTGCGCCGGGGTCTCGACTACGGCCGGCAAGGCTTCGACCGATGGGACCTCACCCGAGAGGTACTGAAAGCCATCCGAACGACGACCACCGACGCGCAGTTCTAG
- a CDS encoding radical SAM protein yields the protein MGSTRFRLHAVERRLWRFVRGDDYDRNDGVCRAAPEWLVLCINNFCNLHCKMCDVGLGETGTAFYANLIGDDPRNMSRELLLQVLDQAISFSPPPRVGFAYTEPLLHRGIVDFCREATNRRLYTSITTNGYLLPALAEPLVESGLEHITISVDGPSEVHARVRGSEDSFERLYVGVERLQEARRRRGRKTPRVQFSYTITDENYTDMVRFVRDIAPLTPDSLSFSHLNFVTTEMANTHNTAFRDPELRVARSNLGTMDLHRIDLDALWSELVALQELASRARSWDFTIVPDLSRREDLDVYYREPLRFVGGRRCTDPWRMMLIETDGSVVPAHGRCFHAIMGRLTEEPLDDIWNSSRLANFRKILKEHGGTLPACARCCGVIGKKKTSEENPD from the coding sequence ATGGGTTCCACGCGGTTTCGCCTGCACGCCGTAGAACGAAGGCTCTGGCGCTTTGTCCGGGGCGACGACTACGACCGCAATGATGGAGTTTGCCGCGCGGCGCCCGAGTGGCTCGTCCTCTGCATCAACAACTTCTGTAACCTCCACTGCAAGATGTGCGACGTCGGTCTCGGCGAGACCGGGACCGCCTTCTATGCGAACTTGATCGGAGACGATCCCCGAAACATGAGCCGGGAGCTATTGCTGCAAGTGCTGGACCAGGCCATTTCGTTCTCCCCGCCACCCCGGGTCGGTTTCGCTTATACGGAGCCGCTTCTCCACCGGGGAATCGTCGACTTCTGCCGCGAAGCGACGAATCGCCGCCTCTACACCAGTATCACCACCAACGGCTATCTCCTCCCTGCCCTTGCGGAGCCTCTGGTGGAGAGCGGTCTCGAGCACATCACCATCTCGGTCGATGGTCCGTCCGAAGTCCATGCGCGGGTGAGGGGCTCGGAAGACTCCTTCGAGCGGCTCTACGTGGGCGTGGAACGGCTTCAGGAAGCCCGGCGGCGCAGAGGTCGAAAAACGCCCCGAGTGCAGTTCTCCTACACCATCACCGATGAGAACTACACCGACATGGTGCGCTTCGTGCGCGACATCGCGCCGCTCACCCCCGATTCGCTCTCCTTCTCGCACCTCAACTTCGTCACCACCGAGATGGCGAATACCCACAACACAGCATTTCGGGACCCGGAGCTTCGGGTGGCGCGGTCGAACCTGGGAACTATGGATCTCCACCGCATCGACCTCGACGCGCTATGGTCCGAGCTCGTCGCGCTCCAGGAGCTCGCCTCCCGAGCGCGCTCATGGGATTTCACAATCGTTCCTGATCTCTCCCGGCGGGAAGACCTCGATGTCTACTACCGCGAGCCTCTTCGATTCGTCGGGGGCCGGCGCTGCACCGACCCCTGGCGCATGATGCTGATCGAGACCGACGGATCGGTGGTACCCGCTCACGGTCGCTGTTTTCACGCCATCATGGGCCGCCTCACCGAGGAGCCTCTCGACGACATCTGGAACTCTTCGAGGCTGGCGAACTTCCGGAAGATTCTGAAGGAGCACGGAGGCACTCTTCCCGCCTGCGCGCGCTGCTGCGGCGTCATCGGCAAGAAGAAAACCAGCGAAGAGAATCCGGATTAG
- a CDS encoding solute carrier family 23 protein: MSRSSESPALRYEAEEQPPHLVSAALGFQVVLLIVAGIVLTPIIVLRAADSTHETMTWAVFAALLVSGLTTILQARPIGPIGAGYILFMGTSGAFIAVSTTAVREGGLPLLATLVALSALAQFAFSARLSLLRSFITPTVGGTIVMLIAVTVFPICFRMLTSVPEHIDPASVSGPVTAISTFVVVLVVSLFTSGRVRLWGPLIGIVVGTFVGAPLGLVDLTPVREAAWIGVPSMGWPGLDLSFDERLWGLLPAFVIVTIVGAVETYGDAIAIQRVSARTRRPLEFRSVQGAVAADGLGNFLSGLAGTLPNTTYSTSISVVEITGVAARRVGVYGGILLMALAFLPKISALLQAVPDAVAGAFIFVLLVLLFAHGIRLAAEQGLTYENGFVVCISFWLGVGFQNQLIFHDHLPLWARNLLDNGMTSGGIAAMLLTLLLSFRHRSHDRLRLEPSAASISDLYAFLTRVATKAGWDKAAIDRLHLAGEEALMFLVDKEEKRAKPSPIRLSVREEDGLLALEFAAGPGAENLENLVAEIEESERSVEEQAALRILGHLAVDLKHEQFHDRNYLAFRVESTPLG, translated from the coding sequence ATGTCGAGGTCCTCGGAGTCACCCGCACTGCGCTACGAGGCCGAGGAGCAGCCGCCGCACCTCGTTTCCGCAGCCCTCGGCTTCCAGGTCGTCCTGTTGATCGTAGCCGGGATCGTCCTGACGCCGATCATCGTGCTGCGAGCCGCCGACTCAACGCACGAGACCATGACCTGGGCCGTGTTCGCGGCTCTACTGGTGAGCGGCCTGACGACCATTCTCCAGGCTCGCCCTATCGGTCCGATCGGAGCCGGTTACATTCTCTTCATGGGGACATCGGGAGCGTTCATCGCCGTGTCCACCACCGCCGTTAGGGAAGGTGGATTGCCTCTCCTGGCGACGCTCGTGGCGTTGTCTGCGCTCGCGCAGTTCGCCTTCTCGGCGCGACTGTCCCTGCTCCGGTCGTTCATCACGCCGACCGTCGGCGGGACGATCGTCATGTTGATCGCCGTGACCGTGTTTCCTATCTGCTTCAGGATGCTGACGTCGGTTCCCGAGCACATCGATCCGGCGTCTGTGTCGGGCCCGGTGACAGCTATCTCGACGTTCGTCGTCGTTCTGGTGGTCTCGCTGTTCACCTCCGGTCGAGTGCGCCTCTGGGGTCCGTTGATCGGCATCGTCGTGGGCACATTCGTGGGCGCCCCGCTCGGACTGGTCGATCTGACGCCGGTTCGTGAGGCGGCCTGGATCGGGGTGCCCTCAATGGGGTGGCCGGGTCTCGACCTGTCCTTCGACGAGCGGCTTTGGGGTCTATTGCCGGCGTTCGTAATCGTCACCATCGTCGGTGCCGTCGAAACCTACGGTGACGCGATTGCCATCCAGCGGGTCTCGGCGCGTACCCGCCGGCCACTCGAGTTCCGATCCGTGCAGGGAGCGGTCGCCGCGGACGGACTAGGAAACTTTCTGTCCGGCTTGGCGGGCACGCTACCCAACACGACGTATTCGACGAGCATTTCGGTGGTCGAGATCACCGGCGTGGCGGCGCGACGCGTCGGGGTGTACGGGGGTATTCTGCTCATGGCGCTGGCCTTCCTGCCCAAGATCTCGGCCTTGCTTCAGGCCGTTCCCGATGCGGTGGCGGGCGCCTTCATCTTCGTCCTGCTGGTATTGCTCTTCGCCCACGGAATCCGGCTAGCGGCGGAGCAGGGGCTGACCTACGAGAACGGATTCGTGGTGTGCATCTCTTTCTGGCTCGGAGTCGGCTTCCAGAATCAACTCATCTTCCACGACCACCTTCCGCTCTGGGCACGCAACTTGCTCGATAACGGCATGACTTCCGGTGGCATTGCCGCGATGCTTCTGACCCTGCTGTTGTCGTTCCGACATCGTTCCCACGATCGCTTGAGGCTCGAACCGAGCGCGGCCAGCATTTCCGATTTGTACGCCTTCCTGACCCGGGTGGCGACGAAAGCCGGGTGGGACAAGGCGGCGATCGACCGCCTGCACCTCGCGGGAGAGGAAGCGCTGATGTTCCTGGTGGACAAGGAAGAGAAACGCGCCAAGCCGTCACCGATCCGCCTCTCCGTGCGCGAGGAGGACGGCTTGCTCGCGCTCGAGTTCGCCGCGGGCCCCGGCGCCGAGAACCTGGAGAACCTGGTCGCCGAGATCGAAGAATCCGAGCGCAGCGTCGAAGAGCAGGCGGCGCTGCGCATTCTCGGCCACCTGGCCGTCGACCTCAAGCACGAGCAGTTCCACGATCGCAACTACCTCGCGTTCCGTGTCGAGTCCACGCCCCTCGGATGA